In a single window of the Megalobrama amblycephala isolate DHTTF-2021 linkage group LG3, ASM1881202v1, whole genome shotgun sequence genome:
- the LOC125263954 gene encoding macrophage mannose receptor 1-like: MNVYYFVPELKTFVEAQQYCRETYTDLATIESMDDLSLLATGQVTSSGAWIGLMKGSTFYWNWALSDGRFYREGEREYRNWAPFKPDTIYYQDCVIMTYKGQFENTNCLNTFNFICFDANNIEQQYFYISFLYTWREAQRYCRRYHTDLVSVRNQGENQEIQQLIPTEGSAYIGLFKDSYIWSDNSGSSFRNWDSFQPGLIGDCVALVEERFWKTMLCSRQKPFFCYHIHMKRQILRLEVKSGLNVNDPDIKTAILTEIEQKLQKLGVMANITRLEWREAADGTVFQKNQNKISVEQMKKKR; the protein is encoded by the exons ATGAACGTCTACTACTTTGTGCCAGAATTAAAAACATTCGTTGAGGCGCAGCAGTACTGCAGAGAGACCTACACAGACCTGGCAACTATTGAAAGCATGGATGATCTGAGTTTACTTGCGACCGGACAGGTCACGTCCAGCGGCGCGTGGATCGGGCTGATGAAAGGCAGCACTTTCTACTGGAACTGGGCTCTGTCAGACGGACGCTTTTatagagaaggagagagagaatacAGAAACTGGGCACCTTTCAAGCCCGACACAATATATTATCAAGACTGTGTCATCATGACTTACAAAGGACAGTTTGAAAACACCAACTGCCTCAATACCTTCAACTTCATCTGTTTTGATG CAAACAATATTGAGCAGCAATACTTCTACATCAGCTTTCTGTACACATGGAGAGAAGCTCAGAGATACTGCAGACGGTATCACACAGATCTGGTCAGCGTGAGGAACCAGGGAGAGAACCAAGAGATCCAGCAGCTCATTCCCACAGAAGGATCCGCATACATCGGCCTCTTCAAAGACTCTTACATCTGGTCCGACAACAGCGGGTCTTCCTTCAGAAACTGGGATTCATTTCAGCCAGGTTTGATCGGAGATTGTGTTGCGTTAGTGGAGGAAAGATTTTGGAAGACGATGCTCTGCAGCAGACAGAAACCATTCTTCTGCTATCACA TTCATATGAAGAGGCAAATACTGAGACTGGAGGTGAAATCTGGTCTGAATGTGAATGATCCTGATATAAAGACGGCCATCTTAACTGAG ATCGAGCAGAAGCTGCAGAAACTGGGAGTGATGGCGAACATCACCAGACTGGAATGGAGAGAAGCAGCAGACGGAACGGTCTTTCAGAAGAACCAGAACAAAATCAGTGTAGAGCAGATGAAAAAGAAGAGATGA